GGCTACTGCCGCGGCACCGGGCGCTGCAGCACCGAGAGTATCTTGATGCCATCGGCCCACACGGCGTACACCTCGCGGCCGTATTCGGCGGGCCAGGGCTGCGGGTGGTTGCGATAGTTGGTAAGAAAGTAACGCGCCTGTTGGTGGTCGCGCGCCAGCACAAGCCGCTGGCGGTCGGCGCCGGACAGGATAAGGGTATTGACGTACACCGGATCGAGCGGGCGGGCGCATACGGGTATGCGGGCGGCGGTATCGTGGGCCAGTATCCACTCCAGGCCCTTGCGGTAACTCAGGCCCCAGTAGTCGCGCTCGAACTGCTGCTCCACCACCCTGCCGGGCAACAGGCTGAAGTATACCTGCTGATGCGGATGATCGAGCACAATGCGCGCGAGAGGCTCGGCGGCACCTAGGGCTAGCAGGCCAGCACCTACCAACGCTACGCGGCGCACCAGCCGCCGCTGCCATTGCCGGTGGGCCAGCTGCAAGGCCCGCACCCCTTGCAAAGCCAGCAGCAGGAAAGCCGGGTACACGAAATACAAATGCCGCCACCCGTCGTACAGCACCGAGCGGAACAGCACTACCGCCACCAGCGGGCCCAGTAGCCAGGCCCAGGTAAGCAAATCGAGCCACCCGGCGTAGGTACGCAGCACGCGCCCTAGGTGCGGCAGGTACCGGCGCAGCCAGGCACCAGCACCTAGGGCAAAGGTCAGCGTGTAGGCTACTGGAGTGGTAATCAGAATCCAAACCGGGGCGTAGTGCCAGGGTAGCTCGGTGCCCCGCACAAAGTGGCTGAAGTAAAGCACTTGCCCATCCCAGCGCGAAAAGCGGCTCAGGTTGCGAAAGGCCGTAACAAAATGCGCTACCGGCGACTCCCACAAGTAAGGCCAGAACAGCACCGTAGCGCCGGCCGCCGTGAGTAGCCAGGCGCCCATGCTCAGGAGCCGCTGGCGGCGGGCCCTAGGTGTAGCCCAAGCGGCCAGCAGCACGCCGGCCAACGTAAGCGGCACCAGCAGCACCCCGTTTACCCGCAGGGCAATGGCTGCCCCGGTGGCAACGCCGTGCAGCAAGCCCCGGCCGAGCGTGGGGCGGCGCATCAGCCTTGCCAGGGCAAACATGGCCAGCGTGAACAGGGCCAGAAAAGCGGCGTCCTTGGCGTTGTAGAACGATTCGGCAAACAGGCGGGGCGTAAGCCACAACAAAGCGCTGCCCAACAAGGCCAGGCGCCAGTCGCGGAAGCGCAGGCGCGCCAAGCCGTAAAACGCCAGCATGCCCACCCAGTACAGCAAAAACGTGAGCAGGTGGCGCAGCTGATAAATCTGCTGCTGGTCTTCGGCGCCCGCCAGCTTGGTAAGCACCACCACCGGCAACTCGAACGTAGCGCCGTGGTCGTGCTCCACAAACGTGCGCAAATCCGGAATGCGGTGGTAGTTCTCCTGCCGTCGGGCCAGCTCCGGGGCCAGGCGCTCGGCCACGTATTTGGCGTTTACCATGCCGTTGAGCCGGTCCGTCCATTCATCCCACGATACGCCGTAGTCGCGGTGCAGGGCGGCACCCAGGGCCAGCACGCCCGCAAAGAACAGCGGCACCACCCAGCGGCGGGGGCTAAGGGCTAAAAGGCGCACGATGCGGGAAAGTGAAAACGGCGGCATGAGACAGGCTCGGCAAAGGTAGCTTCCGGAGCGGCTGCGTTACCTTGCAGGCTATTCTATTTGCCTCTGGTATGCTGCGTCGTTTGCCCCGCGCTTTCTGGCTTCTTGCCTTGCTGCTGATTGCTTTGCGCCTGGGGCTGCTGTGGTACAACAACCCCGGTCTTGAGCTGAACTGGGACGAGGTGCGCAACGCCCGCATTGCCGACAACTGGCTGCAAGGCAAAGGCTACGTCAGCTTCGATCATACGCGGCAGCAATTGCGGCCCGATGCGTTTCATGCCACATTTCCGGTGTGGGTGTACGCCGCCTGGGCCTGGATGGGCCTGCCGCGGTACTACCTCGTGGCCGGCCTGATGCTGCTGATGGCGGCCGGCGGTGCAATCACGTGGCTGTACGGGCAGCGTACGCTGCGTTGGTACGGGCTGCCGCCCCGTTGGGCATGGCTAGGCGCAGGCCTGCTGGCGCTTTACCCATCGGTGCTGTGGTACGTAGGGGCCTGGTTTTGGTACGAAAACCTCTGCCTGCCGGCCTTGGTGTGGGTTACGTACCAGCTGCTACGCCTGCAAGAAGGACGCCCGCTGCCCGCTGCCAAAGCCCTGCTGCTGGCCTTGGTAGTGGTGGTATCGTGTTTGTTGCGCGGCTATTTGCTGGCCGTGTACGGGCTGATGTTCGCGCTGGTGCTGTGGCGCGGGTATTGGGCCGGTACATCAGCATTGCGCCATGTATGGCGCCCGGCCGTGCTAACGCTCGCGCTGACGGTAGCGCTCCACGTTCCGGTCCTGATGAAGAACCACCGCCTGTTCGGGGTTTACATCCTTAGTACGCAGCCGGGGTTCGAGCTGCTGCAAGGCCACAACTCCGCTACCCAGGGCAAGTTCATGTTCAACTGGGACGAAGCCGACGAGCCGTTTGGCCGCTGGGTGCAGCAATCCATTCCCAACCTAGGGCAACTTAATCAGTACCAGGAAAGCCAGGCCCGCGCCCGCCTGGCCCGGCAATGGGTAGCCGAGCACCCAGCCGAGGAGTTGCAGCTACTGGGCCGGAAGCTGCGGGTATTCTTCAGCCCCGAAAACTTCGTGGCCGATGCCGACCGCACCAGCTACAACCCCGTAACGGCCGTGGTGCACCTAGGCTTTTTGCTGAGCTTGTTGCTCACGGCCTTGGGCTGGCGCGGGTTGCGCTTTCGGGTGCCCGATTCCCTGCTGCTTACGCCCTTTTGCGTAGTGCTGCTGCTTAGCCTGGTGTTCTTTGTGGGCTACCGCTGGCGTTTGTTCGCCGAGCCCGCATTCGTTCTCTTCCCACTTATTACGCTCTGGCGGCTGAAAACGAACCAGCTAAACCAAGCAGCCACGCAACCCAAAACCTAATTATAGCTACGCCTTGGGCGGCCCGGTAATCTGCTCCAACTGTGGCCAAAACCCTGCGTATGCTAGGCGAACTGCCCCAAACCTATGTCGCAACTCCTGTACCGCACGGCTTCCATCGAAATTCATCTTGACCCGCTTAACGAGTGGTTGTACGTGAACTGGTTAGGCAACCAAACCGAGCAATCGGTGCGTGAGGGCGCCACCAAAATCCTGGATTACGTGCGGCAGGAGCAAGTGCGGAAGGTGCTCAACGACAACACCAACGTAACCGGCATGTGGGGCGGGGCAGCCGAGTGGGTAGGCCAGGAGCTGCTGCCGGCCCTCAGCGCAGCCGGCCTGGAGTACGCGGCGTGGGTGTATTCGCCGGATATCTACAGCCGCTTGTCAACCGACAGCTCGCTGCAGCATGTAGCAGGTAGCGTTATTGTGCTGCCCTTTGAGGATGCGGAAACGGCCGCCAGCTGGTTGAGGCAGATGTAGCAGCCAGGCTATGTGGCCGCGCCTGCACTGGCAAAAGCATCAAAAGCAAAACAGCCACTCAGTTTTGCAACTAAGTGGCTGTTTTGCAGTGGTGGGGGATGACGGGTTCGAACCGCCGACCCTCTGCTTGTAAGGCAGATGCTCTGAACCAGCTGAGCTAATCCCCCTTGTTTAACCGGGCTTGTGTCCCGATTGCGAGTGCAAATATGGGGGGTGTTTTCGGAAACCGCAACAGTTTGCCGACATTTCGGGGAAGAAATTTCTGCGAAAAAGCTGCGTTTTAGCGCAAGGGATTAGTAATCAAGCTTAAAAAATTTGGGGTGCGGGCGCTAAAATGGTTTGGGTATGGGCTGCTGAGTGTGCTGCTGCTGGCGTTGGGGCTGGCTGCGGCCCTGTGGCTGGGCGAAGACCGCATCATTAATTTGTTTGTAACGGCCGCCAACCGGCACCTGCGCACACCGGTACAAGTGCAAAAGCTCGAGCTTTCGTGGCGCGAGGATTTCCCCCGGGTAAGCATTTTGCTCACCAATGTGCGGGTAGGCGGCTCTTTGCCGCTCGATACGGTGGCGCTGGCCCGCGTACGGCGGTTGCATTGCTCGTTTGATGCCTGGGATGTGCTCGGCGGCCGCTACCGCATCCGTACCCTTACGGTGGAGCAAGGCGCCGTGCAGGTGCGCCTCAACCAGCACGGGCAGCCGAACTACCTCGTGCTTCGGCCCGATACGGCTGCCAACGGCGACGAGCCCCTGCGCTTCGATTTTGAGCGGGTGCGCGTGCGCAACGTGGCCGTGAGCTACGCCGACTCCTCGCTACGGCAGCGCTACACCCTGCACGCCCACGACCTGACGGCCGCCCTGCGCATTGCCGGCGACACGGTGCAGGTGCAGGCAACCGGGCCCTTGCGCGTGGAGGGCTTGCGCGTAGGCCCCGACACGTACTTCCGGCAGCGCGAGCTAACGGTAAACACGGCGCTGGCCGTAAACCGGGCCACCCGGCAGGTGCGTATTCAGCCCTCGGAGGTGCAGGTGGGGCCGGCCGTATACACGGTGGCGGGCACGGTAGGCTGGCGCGGACCCACGCAGCTGGCCCTGCAGCTCGGCGGCAAAAACACCGACGTGCAAAGCCTGCTCGCCCTGCTGCCGCCTAGGTTCAGCAAGCCCCTGGCAGTGTACCGCAGCGAAGGCGCGGTGTACTTTGGCGGCACCGTAAAGGGCGAATTATCGGCCAAGCACTACCCGCGGGTAGATGTGCGCTTCGGCTGCCGCGACGCCTCTTTTGTGCACCCTCAAACCAAGCAGCGCATCGAGCATGTGTTCCTGACCGGGGCTTTCCGCAACGGGCCGCAAGCCCTGGCGCGCACGGCTGTGCTGGAGCTGAGCAACATTCGCGGGCGCCTAGGTGGCAAACCGTTTAGCGGCAGCCTTAGCTACCGCAACTTCCACGACCCCTACGTGCGGCTGAACCTGCGGGCCGAGCTGGAGGTGGCCGATGCACTGCGCTTTTACCCGGTGGCCGCCCTGCACCAAGCCAGCGGCCAATTGCGCCTCGAGGCACAGCTGGCAGGCAACCTGCGCACGTTCAGGCAAAACCCCGCCCGGGCAGCGGGGGAGGCCTCGGGCGAGCTGCAATTGCGCAACGTGAGCTTACGCCTGCGCAAACTAAACCTAGGGCTGACGCAGCTGAACGGCAGCTTTTTGCTGCGCCGCAACGACGTGGCAGTTAGCAACTTTACCGGGCGGGCCGGTAGCTCTGATTTTCGCCTGAACGGTTTGTTTCGCAATGCGTTGGGCTGGCTGCTGTTGCCGCGGCAGCCCTTGCGCGTTGAGGCCGATGTAGCGGCGCGCCTGCTTAACCTCGATGAGCTGTTGCAGGCCGGGTCCTCCGGGCCGGCAAACGGCCCGGCACCTAGGGCCGCTACGGCTGCCAACGGCTACGCCCTGCAACTGCCCCCCAACATCGACCTCGACCTGAACGCCACCGTGCAGCAGCTGCGCTTTCGGAGCTTCCGGGCCCGGGCGCTGAGCGGGGCCGTGCGCATGCACGAGCAGGTGCTTACGTCGCCGGGTATTGCCCTTTCGGCGGCTGCCGGGCGCCTGCAGCTGCGCGGAACCCTCGATGCGCGCCAACCCGGGCTGCTGAAGGTGAGCACCGTGGCCTCGTGCCAGCAGGTACGGCTCGATAGTTTGTTTTACGCATTCGAGGATTTCGGCCAACACTTCATCACCAGCCGGCATTTGCGCGGACAGCTCAGCGGCACAGCCGAGGCCGATATGTATTTCGGGCCGCAGCTACAGCCCCTTACCAACAAACTGGAGGCCGAGGTGCGGGCCACGGTGCGGCACGGCGAGCTGAACAATTTTGGGCCGGCCCAGCAGCTGAGCATGCTGGCCAGCCGCGAGCAGCTGCGTCGCCTGCGCTTCGATGAGCTAACCAACACGATTTACATTCAGAGCCGCACGGTGTACGTGCCCGATATGGAAATCCGCTCCAACGTGCGCCGGGCCTCGGTTATTCGCGTTACGGGCACCCACACTTTCGATCAGCAGATGGATTACCACCTGACCATTCCGCTGTTGCCTGGGCTGCGCCGTCCCGTGCTGGCTGGCGCCGACGGCAGCCTGGCCAAAGGGCCCGATTTATTGCTGCGCGTGTGGGGCAACGAAGACAAGTTTCGGGTGGCCTACGACCGCGAAAGGGCAGTAGCCAGGCGGCGCGAAGCGGGCAGCCCGGCCCCGGGCGGCCCCGCGCAGGCCCCGGCAGGCAACGGCGGCGGTGCCACGCCCGCCGCTGCGGCGCCCGCCGTGCGCAGCCGCCCGCCAACGCCTGCGCCGCCGCACCAGAAAAAGCCCGCTTCGCCCCAGCCGGGCGAGTACTTCGAGTTCTGACCTAGGGCCGGGCTGCTAACATTTAAGCCACGTGTGCGTTTAGAGGCAACACCCGCGTGCGGTGCACAGTAACAATAATAGCTGCGCACCGGCGCCGTTTCCCACTCCCAAAACCCCTAGCGTATGCAACCCGAAGAAGTATTTAGCCAGTATTCCGAGCAAGAAAAAACCGCTTACCTCAGCGTAATTGCCAGCTTAGCCACGGCCGACCGCCAGGCTACGCAGCACGAGGCCGAGTTTCTGCAGCAAATGGCGCAGGTGGCCGGCCTCTCGGCCCAGGGCACGCAGTACGTGCTCAACGCTGCCCAGGACTCGACCAACGAAAGCATCAAAGGCAACCTCGATGTGCTGCGCAACAGCAACCTGCGCTACTCGTTGGTAACCGATTTGGTAGGCTTTGCCCGGGCCGATGGCGCTTACTCCAACGAGGAAGAAGCCATGGTAAACAAAATGGCTTCTTACCTAGGCCTCAACCAGCAGCAAGTGAGCACCATCGAAAATGTGGTGTCGCAAACGCAGCAGGCGCAGGCCCAAAACCCGCAGCAAGCCCCGCAAGGCCTTATGGATTCGCTCGGCGATAAGCTGCGCTCGGTGGGCATTCCGCCCCAGGCCGCGCTTACGGGCCTGTTGGCAGTGGCTGCTCCCATGGTGCTTTCGCGCGTGATGGGCGGCAACCGCGGCGGCATGGGCGGTGGCCTGATGGGCGGCGGTGGCGGTACCCTAGGTGGGTTGCTCGGCGGGGCAGCTGCCTCCATGGGCGGCGCCGGCACCATGGGCGGCTTGCTGGGCGGCCTGCTCAACAGCGGCGGCCTGGGCGGTATGCTCGGCGGCGCAACCGGCGGCTACGGCACACGCCCGGCCGGCTACGGCGTGCCCGGCGGTGGCTTGGGCGGCCTTATGTCGGTACTGGGTGGCCTGGGCGGCGGCGCACACATGGGCCCGCGCAGCACCGGTGGCGGCGGCCTGGGCGGCCTGATGGGCGGCGGCATGGGCAGCCTGCTCGGCGGCTTGCTGGGCGGCCGATAAGCTGGCTTTCAGTAGATATAAACACCAGAAGCGGGCGGAGGTAGCTACCTCCGCCCGCTTCTGGTTTTCAGCCTAGGTGGTAATCAAATGATGGAGCCATCGGAGGCTTGGCCGGTACCGGAGGTGATGCCCGGGTCGGTTACCATGCGCACTACCGTGGTGTTGGTGGCAAATACACCGTCGTGCTCTTCCACTATCTCCAGGATGCGGTAGTTCACGGCTTCTTTTACCGTGAGGTACTCGTCGTAGGTGGCTACCTGCACAAAGTACTGCACCGATAGGTCGCGGCCGGTTTGGGTAAGGGCAGCCAGCTTAATCTGCACTTCCTCGGGCATAATAAGCGGGTGCTCGTGCAGGTAGGTGCGCAAATCGGCCGCAATGCCCAGCAGCTGCTCGCGGCTGGTTTCGTGGCCGAAGTTGAGGGTGAAGCTTACCCGGCGCGCCGTGCGCAACGAGAGGTTGTCGAGCGGCTTGTCGATCATCGACTTGTTGGGCACCGTTACGTAGCTTTTTTCGGCCGTGCGCAGGCGGGTGCTCCGGAATCCTACTTTCTCTACCGTGCCCGTGATGCCGCCCACCGTTACCAGGTCGCCTACCTGAAAAGGCCGGTCGAGGAAGATGGTGAAGGAGGCAATCAGATTTTCGAGGCTTTCCTTGGCCGCAAAGGCCACGGCTAAACCGCCGATGCCCAGACCGCCAATCAGGGCCGTTACGTTCACGTTGAACACCTGGCCCAGCATCACCAGAAACGCGAAAATCAGGATCATCACCTTCGCAAAGTCCTTCGCGAACGGGATGAACTGCGCATCGAGGCGGGTATTGGTAGAGGTAAGCAGCTCGGCCCGCCGGCGGTACACCAGCTCGGCAAAATCAATAAGGCGCAGCACCACCCACGCCAAAGCTGATATCACCCCGATCTGGTAAATGGCAAAGGCCAGGCGTTTGGGCCAGGTTACGCTGCGGGCCAAATCGTGTGTAACGGAGGCCGGGTAATCGAGCACGTTGAAGGCCAGAAACAACGTGAACAGAAACAGCACCACCGAGAGGGGCTGAATCAGGAAGTCGTTCAGCTCTTTTTCTGATACGCCCGCCGTATGGCGCTTGATGATGCGGAAGAAGATGCTCGAAACAATGCGCGACAACAGCCGGCGCAAGCCAAAACCCAACAGCAAAATGGCGCCGCAGAGCAAGTATTGCCCGATGGTGTTGCCTAAAAACTGCTGGTTCAGAAACTCCTTGGTGCTCATAGCAGAACAGGGGTAAAAACAACGGCGCCGCCGCACCCTTGGCAGGCGAGGCGGCGCCGATAAAAGCGCGGCCGTGGCTGCCGCTTATACGAGTTGGCGCAGCGCCAGCTCGAACGAGGTGCGCGCTACCTGGTTGGTGTGCCCCTGCGAGTGCGTGCGCTCCAAGGCGCGTAAGATGGTGCGCGAAATGTCGGCGAAAATGGCCTGGTCGGTGATTTCGGCGTTCGTCTCCATCAGGTAGGCAAATACGCGTGCCATGCCGCAGTTGGCAATAAAATCGGGTACTACGGCCGTGTGGGCATCGGCAAACTCGCCGGTGGGGCCGAAGAAAATTTCCGGGTCGGCGAAGGGCACGTTGGCGCCGCAGCTGATTACCTCGAGCCCGCCGGCCAGCAGCTGCTCTACTTGCTCGCGCGTAACGAGGCGCGAAGCCGCTGCCGGCACAAATATTTCGGCGCCCGACGACCAGATCTTCTCGTTCACCTCCTGGAAGGGCAGCAGGTTGTCGGCCGAAAGCGCGTTGCCCTGGCGGTTGAGCAGCAGCGCCCGAATTTCCTCGAACGTGAAACCTTCGGGCTTCAGCAAACCACCGGCCCGGTCGATGATGCCGGTGATAATGGCGCCTTGCTGCGCCAGGTAGTAAGCTGCGGCGGCCCCTACGTTGCCCCAGCCCTGAATAATGGCGCGCTTGCCCGCTACCTCTTGCTCGGGCCACAGGCGGTAGTAGTGGCGCACGGCCTCGGCCACGCCGTAGCCGGTAATCAGGTCGGCCACGGTGTAGCGGCGGGCGCGGTCGGGCGTAAACTGCTCGTCCTCTACCACCTTAATTACGCCTTGCCGCAACTGGCCAACCTTCTGAATCTTCTGCGGCTCGCTGGCGCGGTAGTGGCCCGTAACTACGCCTTCCTGCGGGTGCCACAGGCCGTAGTCCTCCGTAATCGGGATTACCTCATGAATCTCGTCCACGTTCAGGTCGCCGCCGGTGCCGTAGTAGTTCTTCAGCAGCGGAATTACGGCGCGGTACCAGCGCTCCAGCACTCCGCGCTTGCGCGGGTCCTGCGGATCGAAGTTGATGCCCGATTTGGCGCCCCCGATGGCCGGGCCCGACACGGTGAACTTCACCTCCATGGTTTTGGCCAGGCTTTCTACCTCGCGCTTATCGAGGCCCTTGCGCATGCGGGTGCCGCCGCCGGCCGCGCCGCCCCGCAGCGAGTTAATCACCACCCAGCCCTCGGCCTCGGTTTCGGAGTCTTTCCACTCAAATACGATTTCGGGGCGTTTGTTCTCGAAGGTGACGAGTAAGTCGCGCATAATCAGGGGGTAACGAGTTGGGTGGGAGAAATCGGGAAGCAAAGCCACCAAGGGCTTAAACCGCCCTGGCCGGCGCCCAAAGGTACAGCGGCCCAGGCAATGGGGCGAAAATACCT
The sequence above is drawn from the Hymenobacter sp. YIM 151858-1 genome and encodes:
- a CDS encoding mechanosensitive ion channel family protein, with protein sequence MSTKEFLNQQFLGNTIGQYLLCGAILLLGFGLRRLLSRIVSSIFFRIIKRHTAGVSEKELNDFLIQPLSVVLFLFTLFLAFNVLDYPASVTHDLARSVTWPKRLAFAIYQIGVISALAWVVLRLIDFAELVYRRRAELLTSTNTRLDAQFIPFAKDFAKVMILIFAFLVMLGQVFNVNVTALIGGLGIGGLAVAFAAKESLENLIASFTIFLDRPFQVGDLVTVGGITGTVEKVGFRSTRLRTAEKSYVTVPNKSMIDKPLDNLSLRTARRVSFTLNFGHETSREQLLGIAADLRTYLHEHPLIMPEEVQIKLAALTQTGRDLSVQYFVQVATYDEYLTVKEAVNYRILEIVEEHDGVFATNTTVVRMVTDPGITSGTGQASDGSII
- a CDS encoding TerB family tellurite resistance protein; its protein translation is MQPEEVFSQYSEQEKTAYLSVIASLATADRQATQHEAEFLQQMAQVAGLSAQGTQYVLNAAQDSTNESIKGNLDVLRNSNLRYSLVTDLVGFARADGAYSNEEEAMVNKMASYLGLNQQQVSTIENVVSQTQQAQAQNPQQAPQGLMDSLGDKLRSVGIPPQAALTGLLAVAAPMVLSRVMGGNRGGMGGGLMGGGGGTLGGLLGGAAASMGGAGTMGGLLGGLLNSGGLGGMLGGATGGYGTRPAGYGVPGGGLGGLMSVLGGLGGGAHMGPRSTGGGGLGGLMGGGMGSLLGGLLGGR
- a CDS encoding Glu/Leu/Phe/Val dehydrogenase dimerization domain-containing protein — its product is MRDLLVTFENKRPEIVFEWKDSETEAEGWVVINSLRGGAAGGGTRMRKGLDKREVESLAKTMEVKFTVSGPAIGGAKSGINFDPQDPRKRGVLERWYRAVIPLLKNYYGTGGDLNVDEIHEVIPITEDYGLWHPQEGVVTGHYRASEPQKIQKVGQLRQGVIKVVEDEQFTPDRARRYTVADLITGYGVAEAVRHYYRLWPEQEVAGKRAIIQGWGNVGAAAAYYLAQQGAIITGIIDRAGGLLKPEGFTFEEIRALLLNRQGNALSADNLLPFQEVNEKIWSSGAEIFVPAAASRLVTREQVEQLLAGGLEVISCGANVPFADPEIFFGPTGEFADAHTAVVPDFIANCGMARVFAYLMETNAEITDQAIFADISRTILRALERTHSQGHTNQVARTSFELALRQLV
- a CDS encoding ArnT family glycosyltransferase; the protein is MRLLALSPRRWVVPLFFAGVLALGAALHRDYGVSWDEWTDRLNGMVNAKYVAERLAPELARRQENYHRIPDLRTFVEHDHGATFELPVVVLTKLAGAEDQQQIYQLRHLLTFLLYWVGMLAFYGLARLRFRDWRLALLGSALLWLTPRLFAESFYNAKDAAFLALFTLAMFALARLMRRPTLGRGLLHGVATGAAIALRVNGVLLVPLTLAGVLLAAWATPRARRQRLLSMGAWLLTAAGATVLFWPYLWESPVAHFVTAFRNLSRFSRWDGQVLYFSHFVRGTELPWHYAPVWILITTPVAYTLTFALGAGAWLRRYLPHLGRVLRTYAGWLDLLTWAWLLGPLVAVVLFRSVLYDGWRHLYFVYPAFLLLALQGVRALQLAHRQWQRRLVRRVALVGAGLLALGAAEPLARIVLDHPHQQVYFSLLPGRVVEQQFERDYWGLSYRKGLEWILAHDTAARIPVCARPLDPVYVNTLILSGADRQRLVLARDHQQARYFLTNYRNHPQPWPAEYGREVYAVWADGIKILSVLQRPVPRQ
- a CDS encoding AsmA-like C-terminal region-containing protein, with the protein product MRALKWFGYGLLSVLLLALGLAAALWLGEDRIINLFVTAANRHLRTPVQVQKLELSWREDFPRVSILLTNVRVGGSLPLDTVALARVRRLHCSFDAWDVLGGRYRIRTLTVEQGAVQVRLNQHGQPNYLVLRPDTAANGDEPLRFDFERVRVRNVAVSYADSSLRQRYTLHAHDLTAALRIAGDTVQVQATGPLRVEGLRVGPDTYFRQRELTVNTALAVNRATRQVRIQPSEVQVGPAVYTVAGTVGWRGPTQLALQLGGKNTDVQSLLALLPPRFSKPLAVYRSEGAVYFGGTVKGELSAKHYPRVDVRFGCRDASFVHPQTKQRIEHVFLTGAFRNGPQALARTAVLELSNIRGRLGGKPFSGSLSYRNFHDPYVRLNLRAELEVADALRFYPVAALHQASGQLRLEAQLAGNLRTFRQNPARAAGEASGELQLRNVSLRLRKLNLGLTQLNGSFLLRRNDVAVSNFTGRAGSSDFRLNGLFRNALGWLLLPRQPLRVEADVAARLLNLDELLQAGSSGPANGPAPRAATAANGYALQLPPNIDLDLNATVQQLRFRSFRARALSGAVRMHEQVLTSPGIALSAAAGRLQLRGTLDARQPGLLKVSTVASCQQVRLDSLFYAFEDFGQHFITSRHLRGQLSGTAEADMYFGPQLQPLTNKLEAEVRATVRHGELNNFGPAQQLSMLASREQLRRLRFDELTNTIYIQSRTVYVPDMEIRSNVRRASVIRVTGTHTFDQQMDYHLTIPLLPGLRRPVLAGADGSLAKGPDLLLRVWGNEDKFRVAYDRERAVARRREAGSPAPGGPAQAPAGNGGGATPAAAAPAVRSRPPTPAPPHQKKPASPQPGEYFEF